The following proteins come from a genomic window of Paracoccus sp. MBLB3053:
- a CDS encoding transporter substrate-binding domain-containing protein produces MKKAFSILAVAGFAALTGAASAQAEQVKVGIAAEPYPPFTVPDASGNWSGWEIDFINAVCDEAKLDCVVTPVAWDGIIPALNSGKIDMIIASMSVTEERKKTIDFTDGYYRSKAIVAGLKDLTFDATPATLADKIMGVQVSTIHMAYAQKHFAPAGTTLREYQTQDEANADLAAGRIDAVQADEIALRDFLASDAGKACCDLKGTVESDPAVMAEDAAIGLRKSDPELKERLNAAIHAIRENGTYLAFNSKYFDFDIY; encoded by the coding sequence ATGAAGAAAGCTTTTTCCATTCTGGCCGTCGCCGGATTTGCCGCGTTGACCGGTGCCGCGTCGGCACAAGCCGAACAGGTGAAGGTCGGCATCGCGGCCGAACCCTATCCCCCCTTCACCGTCCCGGATGCATCCGGCAACTGGAGCGGTTGGGAAATCGACTTCATCAATGCGGTTTGTGACGAAGCGAAGCTCGACTGCGTGGTGACGCCGGTGGCTTGGGATGGGATCATCCCCGCCTTGAACAGCGGCAAGATCGACATGATCATTGCCTCGATGTCGGTCACCGAAGAACGCAAGAAGACGATCGATTTCACCGACGGCTACTATCGTTCCAAGGCCATCGTCGCCGGGCTGAAGGACCTGACCTTTGATGCAACCCCCGCGACCCTGGCTGACAAGATCATGGGGGTGCAGGTCAGCACGATCCACATGGCCTATGCGCAAAAGCACTTCGCGCCGGCCGGCACCACATTGCGTGAATACCAGACTCAGGACGAAGCCAATGCGGATCTTGCCGCGGGTCGGATCGATGCCGTTCAGGCCGATGAGATCGCGTTGCGTGATTTTCTTGCCAGTGACGCCGGAAAGGCATGCTGTGATCTCAAGGGCACGGTCGAGTCCGATCCCGCAGTCATGGCCGAAGACGCCGCCATCGGTCTGCGCAAGTCCGATCCCGAATTGAAGGAAAGGCTGAACGCGGCAATCCATGCGATCCGGGAAAACGGGACCTATCTCGCGTTCAACAGCAAGTATTTCGACTTCGATATCTACTAA
- a CDS encoding ABC transporter permease: protein MGSIDWGLLALSPPGWGGVLLAGFLRSIEIALGGYCLGLVLGIGGAMGKLYGNELIRDLMETYTTVVRAVPELVLILLLYYSGTDLLNRLMAWMGREAVDISGLAAGIFVIGIVQGAYSTEVIRAAIKAIAPGQIEAARAFGMSPFKVMRRVTLPAMLPHAIPGLANLWLIATKDTALLAVVGFSELTLVTRQAAGATKHYLLFFLAAGVLYLGLTLVSNLLIGRIEKRARRGIAEARA, encoded by the coding sequence ATGGGATCGATCGATTGGGGACTTCTGGCCCTTTCGCCTCCCGGTTGGGGCGGCGTGCTGCTGGCCGGATTTCTGCGTTCTATTGAAATCGCGCTCGGAGGATACTGTCTGGGGCTCGTGCTTGGCATCGGTGGTGCGATGGGCAAGCTTTACGGCAATGAACTCATCCGCGATCTGATGGAAACCTATACGACCGTCGTCAGGGCCGTGCCGGAGCTCGTGCTGATCCTGCTGCTTTATTACAGCGGCACGGACCTTCTGAACCGTCTGATGGCCTGGATGGGGCGGGAGGCGGTGGATATCTCGGGGCTCGCCGCCGGTATATTCGTCATCGGGATCGTGCAGGGGGCATATTCGACCGAGGTCATCCGTGCCGCGATCAAGGCCATAGCACCGGGGCAGATCGAAGCAGCCAGGGCCTTCGGAATGTCGCCGTTCAAGGTGATGCGGCGCGTCACATTGCCCGCGATGCTTCCCCATGCCATCCCCGGCCTTGCCAACCTGTGGCTGATCGCGACCAAGGATACGGCGCTTCTCGCGGTTGTCGGCTTCAGCGAATTGACGCTGGTCACCCGTCAGGCCGCAGGCGCCACCAAGCACTACTTGCTGTTCTTCCTGGCGGCGGGTGTCCTTTACCTGGGATTGACGCTCGTCTCCAACCTGCTGATAGGCCGGATCGAAAAACGGGCGCGCCGCGGGATCGCAGAGGCACGCGCATGA
- a CDS encoding ABC transporter permease subunit (The N-terminal region of this protein, as described by TIGR01726, is a three transmembrane segment that identifies a subfamily of ABC transporter permease subunits, which specificities that include histidine, arginine, glutamine, glutamate, L-cystine (sic), the opines (in Agrobacterium) octopine and nopaline, etc.) translates to MTQAASNMVQDSAGAPDAQLHVWLKPHRIVLIAIGLGILAAAGWFGEWDWLAQYRAQLWQGLWVTLALLASSVLIGFLFAVPIGLAQVVGPWWLSGPAQAFCTVIRGTPLLLQLWLLYYGLGSLFPMIPGIRGSFLWPYLREAWPYGVASLAISFAAYEGEVMRGAFAGVPAGELQAGRAFGMSPLKLFWRIWLPRALHRALPVLNGETVLQLKSTPLVATITVVDLYGVISRVRSGTLLTYEPLLLLALIYLLLTAILVLIFRFFENRIPTRGV, encoded by the coding sequence ATGACGCAAGCGGCATCGAACATGGTTCAAGACAGCGCCGGTGCCCCGGATGCGCAGCTTCACGTTTGGCTGAAACCGCACCGCATCGTGCTGATCGCCATAGGTCTCGGCATTCTGGCTGCGGCCGGGTGGTTCGGCGAATGGGATTGGCTCGCACAATATCGCGCCCAGCTTTGGCAGGGGCTGTGGGTGACCCTCGCGTTGCTGGCAAGCTCGGTGCTGATCGGATTTCTCTTCGCGGTCCCCATCGGGCTTGCGCAGGTCGTCGGACCCTGGTGGCTTTCCGGCCCGGCCCAGGCATTTTGCACGGTGATCCGGGGGACGCCGCTGCTCTTGCAGCTATGGTTGCTCTATTACGGTCTCGGGTCGCTTTTCCCGATGATCCCGGGCATCCGGGGAAGTTTTCTCTGGCCTTACCTGCGGGAAGCATGGCCCTATGGCGTCGCGTCGCTCGCGATTTCCTTCGCCGCCTACGAGGGCGAGGTGATGCGAGGTGCCTTCGCAGGCGTCCCGGCAGGAGAATTGCAGGCCGGGCGCGCCTTTGGAATGAGCCCGCTTAAGCTCTTTTGGCGGATCTGGCTGCCACGAGCCCTGCACCGCGCCCTGCCGGTCCTGAATGGCGAGACCGTCCTGCAGCTCAAATCCACCCCGCTTGTCGCCACGATCACCGTCGTCGACCTTTACGGTGTGATCTCGCGGGTTCGATCGGGAACCCTGCTCACCTATGAGCCATTGCTGCTGCTGGCCCTGATCTACCTTCTTCTGACCGCCATTCTCGTCTTGATATTCCGTTTCTTCGAAAATCGAATTCCGACCAGAGGTGTTTGA
- a CDS encoding M20 aminoacylase family protein: MRTISPAEIAAIDEFVTLRRDLHSHPELGLEEHRTSDIVARELACYGYKVARGLSKTGVVGTLVCGSGNRAIALRADMDALPITEETGLPYASRSAGLMHACGHDGHTATLLAAARTLAERRNFDGTLHVIFQPAEENWGGAKIMVEEGIFQQFPCDAVFGMHNEPALPFGQFTFRDGPIMAAVDECYIQVIGEGGHGSTPEFTRDPVVAGASIVMALQSIVSRNIAAMDPAVVTVAAFHSGTVSNIIPSSAEIVVGIRSFDRVVRDEIERRINLIAKAQAESYGLSAKLRYVRSYDPTINHPAETAFARDLAREMFGAERAVDFDRPMMGSEDFAYFLNERPGSYFFLGTAKGPADPGLHHPKFDFNDDALAVGAAFWVALAERYLQRA, translated from the coding sequence ATGAGGACTATTTCTCCGGCAGAAATTGCGGCCATCGACGAATTCGTGACCTTGCGGCGTGACCTGCACAGCCACCCCGAGCTTGGTCTCGAGGAACACCGCACAAGTGATATCGTTGCGCGAGAGCTTGCTTGCTATGGTTACAAGGTGGCTCGCGGCCTTTCGAAGACAGGGGTTGTCGGCACATTGGTCTGTGGTTCGGGCAATCGGGCAATCGCGCTGCGGGCCGACATGGACGCCTTGCCGATAACTGAGGAAACCGGGCTGCCCTACGCGAGCAGGTCCGCGGGGCTCATGCACGCCTGCGGTCATGACGGGCATACTGCGACGCTGCTCGCCGCCGCCCGCACCTTGGCTGAGCGTCGTAATTTCGATGGCACGCTGCATGTCATCTTTCAGCCCGCCGAAGAGAATTGGGGTGGAGCCAAGATCATGGTGGAGGAGGGGATCTTTCAGCAGTTTCCCTGTGACGCGGTTTTTGGCATGCATAATGAGCCCGCGTTGCCCTTCGGACAGTTCACGTTTCGTGACGGGCCGATCATGGCAGCGGTAGATGAGTGCTACATTCAGGTGATCGGGGAGGGCGGGCATGGCTCGACCCCCGAGTTCACCCGTGACCCTGTCGTGGCAGGGGCCTCGATCGTCATGGCCCTGCAATCGATCGTGTCGCGCAATATTGCCGCCATGGACCCCGCCGTGGTGACGGTCGCCGCCTTTCACAGCGGAACCGTCAGCAATATCATTCCCAGTAGCGCAGAGATCGTGGTCGGCATTCGCAGCTTCGATCGGGTCGTGCGTGACGAAATTGAACGGCGCATCAACCTGATTGCGAAGGCTCAGGCCGAAAGCTATGGCCTTTCGGCCAAGCTTCGCTACGTGCGCAGCTATGATCCCACGATCAACCACCCGGCCGAGACGGCCTTTGCCCGAGACCTTGCGCGCGAAATGTTCGGGGCAGAAAGGGCTGTCGATTTCGACCGACCAATGATGGGAAGCGAGGATTTCGCATATTTCCTGAACGAGCGTCCGGGCAGCTATTTCTTCCTCGGCACGGCGAAAGGGCCTGCCGATCCCGGGTTGCACCACCCGAAATTCGATTTCAACGACGATGCGCTGGCTGTCGGCGCGGCCTTCTGGGTCGCTCTCGCTGAGCGTTATCTGCAACGCGCCTGA
- a CDS encoding DMT family transporter, with translation MTELSPGSSMIEEPTPFRGILLCTSAYGLLSLQDAAMKWLVDEQSVTVSLFWRSASVLLVCLVLGRGAMIGEIMRSQGRGSVVFRAFVSIIAWILYYSAARHLDLAEMTTLYFSAPVMVIVLAAVVLKERANRLQWMAVMLGFIGVVVAARPDRISEPRAAAMVLLAAMLWAYGYILLRQLQGRMTVGSQVLLTNLVFVIVTGITLPWQGGLPGADQIGLMALVGLVGGLGQFALFASFTRTSATVLAPFEYTGLIWAYLLSTAIWGAPPSPSLIAGALFISVSGVLGIYGANRLSRARRSRPARMD, from the coding sequence ATGACCGAGCTATCGCCGGGCTCTTCCATGATCGAAGAGCCAACACCGTTTCGCGGCATCCTCCTTTGCACCTCAGCCTACGGGCTTCTGTCGCTGCAGGACGCGGCGATGAAGTGGCTTGTCGACGAGCAATCGGTGACCGTTTCGCTGTTCTGGCGCAGTGCCTCCGTACTTCTCGTATGTCTCGTCCTGGGCCGGGGCGCGATGATAGGGGAAATCATGCGCTCTCAGGGCCGGGGATCGGTGGTCTTCCGGGCATTCGTTTCAATCATTGCCTGGATTCTTTACTATTCGGCCGCGCGCCATCTGGACCTTGCCGAAATGACCACACTTTATTTCTCGGCTCCCGTGATGGTGATCGTCCTCGCTGCAGTCGTGCTGAAGGAAAGGGCGAACCGCTTGCAATGGATGGCGGTCATGCTGGGGTTCATCGGAGTCGTCGTGGCCGCACGTCCCGATCGGATCTCCGAGCCGAGGGCAGCCGCGATGGTCCTGCTGGCCGCCATGCTTTGGGCTTACGGTTATATCCTGCTGCGACAACTGCAAGGCAGGATGACCGTAGGCAGTCAGGTGCTTTTGACGAATCTCGTTTTCGTCATAGTCACAGGGATCACGCTGCCGTGGCAGGGCGGGCTGCCGGGGGCAGATCAGATCGGGCTCATGGCTTTGGTGGGGCTCGTCGGCGGGTTGGGACAGTTCGCGCTTTTCGCCAGCTTCACCCGAACATCGGCGACGGTCCTTGCCCCGTTCGAATATACAGGGCTGATCTGGGCCTATCTGCTGTCGACTGCGATCTGGGGTGCGCCGCCCAGTCCATCTCTCATCGCAGGCGCCCTTTTCATCTCGGTCAGCGGAGTGTTGGGTATTTACGGGGCAAACCGATTGTCGCGGGCACGAAGGTCGCGACCGGCGCGAATGGACTGA
- a CDS encoding glycosyltransferase family 8 protein, whose amino-acid sequence MNTTKAAGDFAIVTCADRNMLAAGCCALLSARQNISRPASMNLVALDITETDKNAIGLFCSHHGVEIRILPIEKQVLPKISKGRWAQAALIRLFLDQVDLPNVKRLLYLDADTLAVRSLDKLLGLDLGGNLAAAVDDYIAPFQRKLEKRRAEIGLSSKSSYFNSGVILLDWSEVRKNGTLEVARRNVENFHARYRALDQDALNAALDGNWLRIDPKWNAQTGFLREISNPSILHFTGRRKPWSPDSAWIHRGYRGIYEGYLQGTPWENTLTTKGSLKNFQDFLLDAGKRLEGARKSAMVRKFIREGGQSGMWKDES is encoded by the coding sequence ATGAACACCACCAAAGCCGCAGGAGATTTTGCAATCGTCACCTGTGCCGATCGCAACATGCTTGCCGCTGGCTGCTGCGCCTTGCTTTCCGCCCGACAGAATATCTCGCGACCCGCATCGATGAATCTTGTGGCACTTGATATCACTGAAACCGATAAAAATGCCATTGGTCTATTTTGTTCTCATCACGGCGTTGAGATCCGCATCCTGCCCATAGAAAAACAAGTTCTTCCGAAAATTTCAAAAGGACGATGGGCGCAGGCGGCACTGATCCGACTATTCCTTGATCAGGTAGACTTGCCCAATGTCAAACGCCTTCTCTATCTCGATGCCGACACCTTGGCAGTTCGTTCGCTGGACAAGCTCTTGGGTCTTGATCTGGGTGGAAATCTGGCCGCAGCGGTCGACGATTACATTGCACCCTTTCAACGAAAGCTCGAGAAGCGCCGCGCTGAAATAGGGCTAAGTTCCAAAAGTTCCTACTTCAATTCCGGCGTCATCCTGCTCGATTGGTCTGAAGTTCGGAAAAACGGCACGCTCGAGGTCGCTCGACGGAATGTCGAAAACTTCCACGCCAGATATCGCGCTCTGGATCAGGATGCCCTGAACGCGGCACTCGACGGAAACTGGCTGCGGATTGATCCGAAATGGAACGCGCAAACCGGCTTCCTACGCGAAATTTCAAACCCCTCCATCCTGCATTTCACCGGGCGCCGCAAGCCCTGGAGCCCGGACAGTGCCTGGATTCACAGAGGTTATCGCGGTATATATGAAGGCTATCTGCAGGGCACACCATGGGAAAACACTCTAACCACAAAAGGTTCCCTCAAAAACTTTCAAGATTTTCTTCTCGATGCGGGAAAACGGCTTGAAGGCGCAAGAAAATCGGCAATGGTCCGGAAATTCATACGGGAAGGCGGGCAGAGCGGGATGTGGAAAGATGAAAGCTAA
- a CDS encoding arylsulfatase: protein MLRKIGLATAFTCFAIGGAVAQDSPQTEKPNILVIFGDDIGQGNLSVYTKGLVGYKTPNIDRIANEGLVFTDYYAEQSCTAGRSTFLTGQSTFRTGLSKVGLPGANAGLQASDVTLASALKDQGYATGQFGKNHLGDKDEFLPTAHGFDEFFGNLYHLNAEEEPEQFNYPKDPEFRERFGPRGVLKSSADGTIEDTGPLTRKRMETIDDETSAAAIDFMKRQHEAGTPFFTWMNTTRMHYKTHVRPEHRSEPALDALTEYADGMIEHDALIGTLLQSLEDMGIADNTIVIYTTDNGPHQNTWPDAGTTPFRSEKNTNWEGAFRVPAMIRWPGHIEPGSVANDIFSGLDWFPTIMAAVGDTDIKDRLLTGATINGKEYKNHLDGYNQLPYLTGEAEEGARDEFFYFNDDGEVVGLRYENWKVVFAEQRRQGTMAVWAEPFTKLRVPKLFDLRADPYERADITSNTYWDWISDHAYLVGPASAEVGKFLATFTEFPPAQRPDSFSIDQVQEDLMNSLSSLGSQ, encoded by the coding sequence ATGCTAAGAAAGATCGGACTGGCGACAGCATTCACATGCTTTGCAATCGGGGGTGCAGTCGCACAGGATTCACCTCAAACCGAAAAGCCCAACATCCTTGTCATCTTCGGCGACGATATCGGACAAGGTAACCTGTCGGTTTATACCAAGGGGCTTGTTGGCTATAAGACCCCGAACATCGACCGGATTGCGAATGAAGGGCTTGTCTTCACCGACTATTACGCCGAACAAAGTTGCACGGCCGGACGTTCGACCTTCCTGACGGGCCAATCGACCTTCCGCACCGGGCTGTCGAAAGTCGGTCTGCCGGGTGCCAATGCCGGCCTGCAAGCGTCCGACGTCACGCTCGCATCCGCGCTCAAGGATCAAGGCTACGCGACCGGTCAATTCGGCAAGAACCACCTGGGCGACAAGGATGAGTTCCTGCCCACCGCGCATGGTTTCGACGAATTCTTCGGTAACCTCTATCACCTCAACGCTGAAGAGGAACCAGAACAGTTCAACTATCCCAAGGACCCCGAATTCCGCGAGCGGTTCGGACCGCGCGGCGTTCTGAAATCCTCGGCGGATGGCACGATCGAAGACACCGGGCCGCTGACCCGCAAGCGGATGGAAACGATCGACGACGAAACCTCTGCCGCGGCCATCGACTTCATGAAGCGCCAGCACGAAGCGGGCACGCCCTTCTTCACCTGGATGAACACCACGCGCATGCACTACAAGACCCATGTGCGCCCCGAACATCGCAGCGAACCCGCTCTGGATGCGTTGACGGAATATGCCGATGGCATGATCGAGCATGATGCCTTGATCGGGACGCTGCTGCAGTCCCTCGAAGATATGGGCATCGCGGACAATACGATCGTCATCTATACGACGGATAACGGACCGCACCAGAATACCTGGCCAGATGCCGGGACGACGCCCTTCCGCAGCGAAAAGAACACGAACTGGGAAGGCGCGTTCCGCGTGCCGGCAATGATCCGCTGGCCGGGCCATATCGAGCCGGGCTCGGTCGCCAATGACATCTTCTCGGGCCTTGACTGGTTCCCGACCATCATGGCCGCTGTAGGCGACACCGACATCAAGGATCGCCTGCTGACCGGCGCGACCATTAACGGAAAAGAATACAAGAACCATCTGGATGGCTACAACCAGCTTCCTTACCTGACCGGCGAAGCTGAAGAAGGCGCCCGCGACGAGTTCTTCTATTTCAACGACGATGGCGAAGTGGTTGGGCTTCGTTACGAGAACTGGAAAGTTGTCTTTGCCGAGCAGCGTCGTCAGGGGACTATGGCCGTTTGGGCCGAGCCCTTCACCAAGCTGCGCGTGCCCAAATTGTTCGATCTGCGCGCCGACCCCTATGAGCGTGCCGACATCACCTCGAACACCTATTGGGACTGGATCAGCGACCACGCCTATCTGGTCGGCCCGGCAAGTGCCGAAGTTGGGAAGTTCCTGGCGACCTTCACGGAGTTCCCGCCAGCACAGCGCCCGGACAGCTTCTCGATCGATCAGGTTCAGGAAGACCTGATGAACTCGCTGAGCAGCTTGGGCAGCCAGTAA
- a CDS encoding AAA family ATPase codes for MTARDAFTSLMAAMNKSVIGQERVVERMVIGLLADGHVLIEGLPGLAKTRAVKAMARALDFDFTRIQFTPDLLPADVTGSDVYFSKDGEGEFRFQPGPIFGNILLADEINRAPAKVQAALLEAMEERQVTVGEASHPLPSPFMVLATQNPIEQEGTYPLPEAQTDRFLMKILVEYPQPADELNVLRLVRNEEIAASAPSSPQSQPVGHPAGEDARAEASSLATLSEARQEISAIHIAEGIEQYIIDIINATRHPAKLSEDLGRMIELGASPRGGIAIDRCARAHAWLKGQDFVSPTDVQSVAPDVLRHRIALSYEAHGAGRSADDVIADLLQLVAIT; via the coding sequence ATGACTGCACGCGATGCATTCACTTCGCTGATGGCGGCGATGAACAAATCTGTCATCGGACAGGAACGTGTGGTCGAGCGCATGGTCATTGGCCTCTTGGCCGATGGTCATGTCCTGATCGAGGGGCTGCCGGGACTTGCCAAGACGCGAGCTGTGAAAGCCATGGCCCGCGCCTTGGATTTCGACTTTACCCGAATCCAGTTCACGCCTGATCTTTTGCCCGCCGATGTGACCGGATCGGATGTCTATTTCTCGAAGGACGGGGAAGGTGAGTTCCGCTTTCAACCCGGTCCGATCTTCGGAAACATTCTTCTTGCGGACGAAATCAACCGTGCTCCCGCAAAGGTGCAGGCGGCCTTGCTCGAGGCGATGGAAGAGCGCCAGGTGACGGTCGGCGAAGCCAGCCACCCCCTTCCTTCGCCCTTCATGGTGCTCGCAACTCAGAACCCGATAGAACAGGAAGGCACCTATCCTCTGCCCGAGGCGCAGACCGACCGTTTCCTGATGAAGATCCTGGTCGAATATCCGCAGCCGGCGGATGAGTTGAACGTGCTGCGCCTTGTCAGGAACGAGGAAATCGCTGCCTCTGCCCCGTCTTCACCCCAGTCGCAGCCCGTCGGCCACCCGGCAGGCGAGGACGCTCGGGCCGAAGCGTCGTCCCTGGCCACACTGTCCGAGGCGCGCCAGGAGATTTCAGCGATCCATATCGCCGAGGGCATCGAGCAATATATCATCGACATCATCAATGCGACGCGCCACCCCGCGAAGCTGTCCGAGGACCTGGGCCGAATGATCGAGCTTGGCGCAAGTCCGCGTGGTGGCATTGCCATCGACCGCTGCGCCCGCGCGCATGCCTGGCTCAAGGGGCAGGACTTTGTGTCTCCGACGGATGTGCAATCGGTCGCGCCCGATGTCCTGCGCCACAGGATCGCGCTGAGCTACGAGGCGCATGGTGCCGGACGATCCGCCGACGACGTGATTGCCGACCTGCTGCAGTTGGTTGCGATCACCTAG
- a CDS encoding DUF58 domain-containing protein — protein MPGKMKPATGPGLGGGADPRIHVTLPVLVGLEGKARGFDFLPSQPVGSVLSGRRASRLRGRGLEFEEIRAYLPGDDPRSMDWRVTARTGAPHVRVTREERDRPALILVDQRQAMFFGTRLNMKSVTAAELTALAAWRILGAGDRVGGFVISDRAIDYQRPARSRHSVLRLLSQLASRNQALSAEAPVVSEAPAMLNLALSQAARIATHDWLVIVLSDFDGADDNTFRSLSRLSRGNDIVLGLVYDPLANEVPSRGRLVVGDGHLQVELDLASHKVQQNLAETGGKRLRRLLAWQDRLDAAILPISAGEETLPQVLRLFQSGRPGRGLGLGNGPEEAGKQA, from the coding sequence ATGCCCGGCAAGATGAAACCCGCCACAGGACCGGGGCTGGGGGGCGGAGCAGACCCGCGCATCCACGTCACCCTGCCGGTTCTCGTCGGTCTCGAGGGCAAGGCAAGGGGGTTCGACTTCCTGCCAAGTCAGCCTGTGGGAAGTGTCCTGTCCGGGCGTCGCGCGTCGCGGCTGCGAGGTCGTGGTCTCGAATTCGAGGAAATCCGCGCCTATCTTCCGGGAGACGATCCAAGGAGCATGGACTGGCGTGTCACGGCGCGAACTGGCGCGCCCCATGTCAGGGTCACGCGGGAAGAACGCGATCGTCCGGCCCTGATCCTGGTCGATCAACGTCAGGCGATGTTCTTCGGAACAAGGCTCAACATGAAGTCGGTGACGGCGGCGGAACTCACGGCCCTTGCCGCCTGGCGCATTCTCGGCGCAGGTGATCGGGTGGGTGGATTTGTCATCTCGGATCGCGCGATAGATTATCAGCGCCCCGCGCGCAGCCGCCATTCCGTGCTGCGTCTGCTGTCCCAGCTTGCGTCGCGCAATCAGGCCCTCTCCGCCGAGGCTCCAGTTGTTTCCGAGGCTCCGGCCATGTTGAACCTGGCTCTTTCCCAGGCGGCACGTATCGCAACGCATGACTGGCTTGTGATCGTCCTTTCGGATTTCGACGGCGCAGACGACAACACCTTCCGATCGCTTTCACGCCTGTCGCGCGGCAACGATATCGTGCTTGGCCTCGTCTATGACCCGCTTGCGAACGAGGTGCCCTCACGCGGCAGGCTTGTTGTCGGAGACGGTCATTTGCAGGTCGAACTGGACCTCGCCAGTCACAAGGTCCAGCAAAACCTGGCCGAAACCGGCGGCAAACGCCTCCGCCGTCTGCTCGCCTGGCAAGACCGCCTTGACGCCGCCATCCTGCCGATCAGCGCCGGAGAGGAAACTTTGCCGCAAGTCTTGCGTCTGTTCCAATCCGGCCGGCCCGGCCGAGGGTTGGGATTGGGGAACGGGCCGGAGGAAGCGGGGAAACAAGCATGA
- a CDS encoding DUF4381 domain-containing protein: MNPDVEEAPVAADDSLVSLLGQMHDLREPPAVSMWPATPIWGVIGIILLALLLLLAWRWVRYRKANAYRREALALLQGIEPGLARGDRRALAELDQLLRRTALAAFPRREVAALTGAEWAEYLDRTATPGPEGGFRMLNGLLASAPYARQVPEFDGARLMRLARHWIRHHHA; the protein is encoded by the coding sequence ATGAACCCCGATGTCGAAGAAGCACCCGTTGCCGCTGACGACAGCCTGGTTTCGCTGTTGGGCCAGATGCACGACCTGCGCGAACCGCCTGCGGTTTCAATGTGGCCCGCGACGCCAATCTGGGGAGTGATTGGTATTATCCTTCTGGCTCTCCTGCTTTTGCTGGCGTGGCGTTGGGTTAGATACCGCAAGGCAAACGCCTACCGGCGAGAAGCGCTTGCGCTCTTGCAGGGGATCGAACCGGGCCTTGCACGGGGTGACAGGCGGGCGCTTGCCGAGCTGGACCAGTTGCTGCGCCGCACGGCCCTGGCCGCCTTTCCCCGCCGCGAGGTCGCTGCGTTGACCGGCGCCGAGTGGGCAGAGTATCTTGATCGCACGGCCACACCCGGTCCCGAGGGTGGATTTCGAATGCTGAACGGTTTGCTGGCAAGCGCGCCCTATGCGCGCCAAGTCCCGGAATTCGACGGTGCACGGCTGATGCGGCTGGCTCGGCACTGGATCAGGCACCATCATGCTTGA